One region of Gilliamella sp. ESL0405 genomic DNA includes:
- a CDS encoding tagatose bisphosphate family class II aldolase, producing MSIISSNNMLKKAQKENYAVPAFNIHNLETMQVVVETVAELQSPVILAGTPGTYSYAGTENIIAIAYELSKKHNVPLALHLDHHESYQDIINKIDAGVRSVMIDGSHFPFEENINIVKQVVEYAHRYDVSVEAELGRLGGIEDDLVVDAKDALYTNPQQAVEFIEKTGIDSLAIAIGTAHGLYKSDPKLDFDRLSEIRSIVDIPLVLHGASGVPDKDVRECIKRGICKVNVATELKIAFADALKSYLIENPDANDPRHYMKPAKLAMKEIVKKIITTCGCAGKL from the coding sequence ATGTCTATTATTTCAAGCAATAACATGTTAAAAAAAGCCCAAAAGGAAAACTACGCAGTCCCCGCTTTTAATATCCACAATCTGGAAACCATGCAAGTTGTGGTCGAAACAGTCGCTGAACTGCAATCGCCGGTTATATTAGCGGGAACACCAGGAACTTATAGCTATGCCGGGACAGAAAATATCATCGCAATAGCCTACGAACTTTCCAAAAAACATAACGTCCCGTTAGCCCTCCATTTAGACCACCATGAAAGTTACCAAGATATTATCAACAAAATTGATGCTGGTGTTCGCTCAGTTATGATAGATGGATCCCATTTCCCATTTGAAGAAAATATTAATATTGTCAAACAAGTTGTTGAATATGCTCATCGTTACGATGTTAGCGTTGAAGCCGAATTAGGTCGCCTTGGTGGTATTGAAGATGATCTAGTGGTTGATGCAAAAGATGCATTATATACCAATCCACAACAGGCAGTTGAATTTATTGAGAAAACAGGAATTGACTCTTTAGCTATCGCAATCGGTACAGCACATGGGCTTTATAAGTCAGATCCTAAGCTTGACTTTGATCGTTTATCTGAAATTCGTTCAATAGTTGATATACCTCTTGTTTTACATGGTGCATCGGGTGTGCCGGATAAAGATGTACGTGAATGTATCAAGCGAGGGATTTGTAAAGTCAATGTTGCCACCGAACTAAAAATTGCTTTTGCTGATGCGTTAAAAAGTTATCTCATTGAAAATCCCGATGCTAACGACCCACGCCATTATATGAAACCGGCAAAATTGGCGATGAAAGAAATTGTCAAAAAAATCATTACTACCTGTGGATGTGCTGGCAAATTATAG
- a CDS encoding 1-phosphofructokinase family hexose kinase, translating into MLIYTLTLNTAIDMNIRCDGLNPNCVNRTSLTQYSPNGKAVNVSIVLHKFNKPTCALGFFGGFSGKYIVDELTKMQIQTIPCFIDDITRINVFINDGQNEYKLVGKGPFVPDDKKAEMLALIESLTAGSYLVISGSLPNNVEPEYYQTILAKCKNKNIQVILDISHPILSNLLSYQPLLIKPNDDELKDIFGFECKTTQQVVSALESVHAKGAQNILLTMGDKGLYFSNGEHIWFCNSVAIKLVSSACAGDSSLAAFLSEWLPDQNNIATAMKKASATGANVAESDGLGLLDKISTYMDKLEVTQIK; encoded by the coding sequence ATGCTAATTTACACATTAACCCTCAATACTGCAATTGATATGAATATACGTTGTGACGGACTCAATCCAAATTGTGTCAACCGCACTTCACTCACGCAATACAGTCCGAATGGTAAAGCCGTCAATGTTTCAATTGTATTACATAAATTTAACAAGCCAACTTGCGCATTGGGTTTCTTTGGTGGATTTTCCGGTAAATACATTGTTGATGAACTAACTAAAATGCAAATTCAAACAATTCCTTGTTTCATTGATGATATTACTCGCATCAATGTGTTTATCAATGACGGACAAAATGAATACAAATTAGTGGGTAAAGGACCGTTTGTTCCGGATGATAAAAAAGCTGAAATGTTAGCCTTGATTGAATCATTAACAGCAGGTAGTTATTTAGTCATAAGCGGGAGTTTGCCAAATAATGTTGAACCAGAGTACTACCAAACAATTTTAGCTAAATGCAAAAACAAAAATATTCAGGTCATTTTAGATATTAGCCATCCAATACTCAGTAACTTGCTGAGCTATCAACCGCTACTAATCAAACCTAATGATGATGAATTAAAAGATATATTTGGTTTTGAATGTAAAACAACACAACAAGTTGTTTCGGCATTAGAGTCTGTTCACGCGAAAGGTGCGCAAAATATCTTATTAACTATGGGAGACAAAGGACTTTATTTTTCAAATGGAGAACACATTTGGTTTTGTAATTCTGTAGCCATAAAGCTGGTCAGTTCGGCCTGCGCAGGCGACTCATCACTTGCGGCATTTCTAAGCGAATGGCTGCCAGATCAAAACAACATTGCCACAGCAATGAAAAAGGCCTCTGCAACAGGTGCTAATGTTGCAGAATCCGACGGATTAGGCCTATTAGATAAAATCAGTACTTATATGGATAAATTGGAAGTTACCCAAATCAAGTAA
- a CDS encoding PTS fructose transporter subunit IIC, producing the protein MKKILAVTGCPTGIAHTYMAEEALKSAAQKAGVEIKVETNGAGGIDNLITDADIADAIGVIIAADKDVNADRFNGLPVIEVPVKDGIHKAAALIEQISSGNVSIRNADKASIKQSNSANQSEVKESIGRQIYKHLMSGVSNMLPFVVAGGVLIAISFLWGIYSANPENEQYNEFAALLMKIGGQAFGIMVPIFTGFLAYSISGRPGMVAGFVGGLIANITGAGFLGGIIAGFAAGYLMLAVKKLLDGLPRSFEGLKSIFIMPLIGVFVIGSGMFLLGEPIASINNAMKSFLESLQSANPILLGVVIGAMCSFDFGGPVNKAAYVTGTMLLGEGNFYFMAGVSAACIAPPFVIAFSTTIFRAKAFNEEERAAGIVNYVLGSTHITEGAIPFAAKDPLRVIPIMMLSSAIASVLTFICQIQVPAPHGGFLVLPLVNKPLLWVGCIFVGALVGAILLGLLRIHEKRKSNE; encoded by the coding sequence ATGAAAAAAATATTAGCCGTAACAGGTTGCCCTACCGGTATTGCACATACCTATATGGCAGAAGAAGCACTCAAATCAGCGGCGCAAAAAGCCGGGGTTGAGATTAAAGTCGAAACAAACGGTGCTGGCGGTATCGATAATCTTATTACCGATGCTGATATTGCCGACGCAATTGGTGTTATTATTGCCGCAGATAAAGATGTCAATGCGGATCGTTTTAATGGATTACCCGTAATTGAAGTACCCGTTAAAGACGGCATTCACAAAGCAGCAGCATTAATTGAACAAATTTCCTCAGGCAATGTATCAATACGTAATGCAGATAAAGCAAGTATCAAACAATCTAATTCTGCCAATCAAAGCGAAGTAAAAGAGTCTATTGGTCGCCAGATTTATAAACATTTAATGAGTGGCGTATCAAACATGCTGCCATTTGTTGTCGCAGGTGGTGTGCTGATTGCAATATCTTTTTTATGGGGTATCTATTCCGCTAACCCAGAAAATGAACAATATAATGAATTTGCCGCATTACTAATGAAAATCGGTGGGCAAGCATTTGGTATTATGGTGCCTATTTTTACCGGTTTCTTAGCTTATTCAATTAGTGGTAGACCGGGAATGGTTGCCGGTTTTGTTGGTGGTTTAATTGCCAATATCACTGGAGCGGGATTCTTAGGTGGAATTATTGCCGGCTTCGCAGCAGGTTATTTAATGCTAGCTGTCAAAAAATTATTAGACGGCCTACCTCGTTCATTTGAAGGCTTAAAATCTATTTTTATAATGCCACTTATTGGTGTATTTGTGATTGGTAGCGGTATGTTTTTACTCGGTGAACCGATTGCCAGTATTAATAATGCCATGAAATCTTTCCTTGAATCATTACAATCTGCAAACCCTATTTTGTTAGGTGTTGTAATTGGTGCGATGTGTTCATTCGACTTTGGTGGACCAGTAAATAAAGCGGCCTATGTCACGGGTACAATGTTACTTGGTGAAGGTAATTTTTATTTTATGGCAGGCGTTTCAGCTGCTTGTATTGCCCCACCATTTGTTATTGCATTTTCAACCACAATATTTCGTGCTAAAGCCTTTAACGAAGAAGAAAGAGCAGCCGGTATTGTCAATTACGTTTTAGGATCGACTCACATTACTGAAGGTGCAATTCCATTTGCCGCTAAAGACCCGTTACGAGTTATCCCTATTATGATGTTATCTTCAGCTATTGCATCGGTATTAACTTTTATCTGTCAAATTCAAGTGCCGGCTCCGCATGGAGGTTTTTTAGTCTTACCACTGGTCAATAAACCACTATTATGGGTAGGCTGTATTTTTGTTGGTGCATTAGTCGGCGCAATTTTATTAGGCTTATTACGTATTCATGAAAAAAGAAAGAGCAATGAATAA
- a CDS encoding PTS sugar transporter subunit IIA, whose protein sequence is MSNLKLTPEDIAIIEGAYSKQQAIELVSNNMIQAGFVAQDYTQAMLDRDSQISTFLGNGIAIPHGTTEKRDSVLKTGLKVIYFPQGINWDEDNNTAYVVIGIAAKANEHLDILRQLTRAVIAEDTLERIKQVKTPEDLLAIIQGN, encoded by the coding sequence ATGAGTAATTTAAAACTAACCCCCGAGGATATCGCCATTATTGAAGGTGCATACAGCAAACAACAAGCAATTGAATTGGTGTCTAACAATATGATTCAAGCCGGATTCGTGGCGCAAGATTATACTCAAGCAATGCTTGACCGTGATTCACAAATCTCAACTTTTTTAGGAAATGGTATTGCTATCCCTCATGGGACAACAGAAAAGCGTGATAGTGTGCTAAAAACAGGATTGAAAGTTATCTACTTTCCGCAAGGTATCAATTGGGATGAGGACAATAATACTGCATACGTTGTGATTGGTATTGCCGCTAAAGCGAATGAGCATTTAGATATATTACGTCAATTAACCCGAGCTGTGATTGCTGAAGATACGCTTGAAAGAATCAAACAGGTTAAAACACCCGAAGATTTATTAGCGATTATTCAAGGCAACTAA
- the ribD gene encoding bifunctional diaminohydroxyphosphoribosylaminopyrimidine deaminase/5-amino-6-(5-phosphoribosylamino)uracil reductase RibD has translation MSDKDQHYMQQAIELAKLGRFTTTPNPNVGCVIVKHDQIIGKGYHFKAGQPHAEVYALKMAGKAAQGATVYVTLEPCSHYGRTPPCADALIKAGVARVVIAMQDPNPTVAGQGIKRLVDAGILVTLGVLTEQAEALNKGFLKRMRTGRPYVQLKLAASLDGKIAMASGESQWITSIAARQDVQQFRAQASCILSTRATVQADNASLTIRYADLPNDIKQIYLPENIRQPVRVIIDSQNQLTGDENIFQQPGETWVARKQDIAINQPNTQLIIESSNHNHIDLTQLFKQLADNQINSVWVEAGAHLAGALIEQDLVDELIIYYAPKLLGHHAQDMCILPNLHQLSMAPNFQFESVAMIGEDLRVMLKRK, from the coding sequence ATGAGCGATAAAGATCAGCATTACATGCAACAAGCTATCGAACTTGCTAAGCTCGGGCGCTTTACAACGACACCTAATCCAAATGTCGGTTGCGTTATCGTTAAACACGATCAGATTATTGGTAAAGGCTACCACTTTAAAGCAGGGCAGCCACACGCCGAAGTGTATGCGCTAAAAATGGCGGGCAAAGCGGCGCAAGGTGCAACTGTTTATGTCACGTTAGAACCCTGTAGCCATTATGGACGAACTCCACCATGTGCTGATGCTCTTATTAAAGCTGGAGTGGCTCGTGTTGTTATTGCGATGCAAGATCCTAATCCAACCGTTGCCGGTCAAGGCATAAAACGGTTGGTTGATGCGGGAATTTTGGTAACATTAGGTGTTTTGACCGAACAAGCCGAAGCGCTTAATAAAGGCTTTTTAAAACGCATGCGAACAGGTCGACCTTATGTACAACTTAAACTTGCCGCATCTTTAGACGGTAAGATCGCAATGGCTTCCGGTGAAAGTCAATGGATAACATCGATAGCTGCAAGGCAAGATGTTCAGCAATTTAGAGCGCAAGCAAGTTGTATTTTAAGCACCCGTGCAACAGTGCAAGCCGATAATGCTAGCCTCACTATACGCTATGCCGATTTGCCTAACGATATTAAACAGATCTATCTACCGGAAAACATCAGACAACCCGTTCGCGTTATTATTGATAGTCAAAACCAACTAACTGGCGATGAAAATATTTTTCAGCAGCCAGGTGAGACATGGGTTGCCCGCAAACAAGATATTGCCATTAATCAACCAAATACTCAGTTAATCATTGAATCATCAAACCATAATCATATTGATTTAACCCAATTATTCAAGCAATTGGCTGACAATCAAATTAATTCCGTTTGGGTTGAAGCGGGGGCTCATTTAGCTGGAGCTTTAATAGAGCAAGATTTAGTTGATGAACTTATTATCTATTATGCACCGAAACTATTGGGTCATCATGCACAAGATATGTGTATATTACCTAATTTACACCAGTTATCTATGGCGCCAAATTTCCAATTTGAATCAGTGGCAATGATTGGTGAAGATTTGCGTGTTATGTTGAAAAGAAAATAA
- the nrdR gene encoding transcriptional regulator NrdR, which produces MYCPFCNADDTKVIDSRLVGEGFQVRRRRQCVVCNERFTTFEVAELIMPNVIKSNKVREPFDEDKLRNGIKRALEKRPVSFDAIEDAITRIKSKLRATGEREIPAKLIGDYVIEELKSLDKVAYIRFASVYFSFDDIEQFSNEIAKLQQK; this is translated from the coding sequence ATGTACTGTCCGTTTTGTAATGCAGATGATACCAAGGTGATTGATTCACGCCTGGTCGGTGAAGGATTTCAGGTGCGTCGTCGTCGGCAATGTGTGGTATGTAATGAACGTTTTACCACATTTGAAGTAGCTGAATTAATTATGCCGAATGTCATCAAAAGCAATAAAGTTCGTGAGCCATTTGATGAAGATAAATTACGTAATGGTATCAAACGAGCATTGGAAAAACGCCCGGTAAGTTTTGATGCAATTGAAGATGCAATAACCCGTATAAAATCAAAACTGCGTGCAACTGGCGAACGTGAAATTCCAGCTAAATTGATCGGTGATTATGTGATTGAAGAGCTAAAAAGTCTTGATAAAGTGGCTTATATCCGTTTTGCTTCTGTCTACTTTAGCTTTGATGATATTGAACAATTTAGTAATGAAATTGCCAAGTTACAACAGAAATAA
- the thrC gene encoding threonine synthase — protein sequence MKLYNLKDHSQQVSFAQAVEQGLGKNQGLFFPEQLPKFSANEIESLLKLDFVTRSAKILSAFIGDEISHEDMQRLVKNAFEFPAPVKSVEEDIGTLELYHGPTLAFKDFGGRFMAQALVQVAADKKITILTATSGDTGAAVAHAFYHLPNIRVVILYPEGKISPLQEKLFCTLGDNIHTIAIQSDFDACQSLVKQAFDDEALKSAIGLNSANSINISRLLAQICYYFEAYAQLTTKQREQLVISVPSGNFGDLTAGLLAKTMGLPVKRFIAATNANDTVPRYLDTGKWEPHATVATLSNAMDVSQPNNWPRIEEIYKRENWVLKSLGHAAVSDEVSKQSVRELAQKGYLSEPHGAIAYRVLRDQLQEGEYGLFLGTAHPAKFKEVVEEILGKSIPLPKELAERADMPLLSHYMSDDFTKLRDFLIKLDW from the coding sequence ATGAAATTGTATAACTTAAAAGATCACAGTCAGCAAGTTAGTTTTGCCCAAGCGGTTGAGCAAGGGCTAGGAAAAAATCAAGGTCTATTTTTCCCTGAGCAATTACCTAAATTCTCAGCTAATGAAATTGAGTCTCTGTTAAAACTTGATTTTGTTACTCGAAGTGCCAAAATTTTATCTGCTTTTATTGGCGATGAAATTAGTCATGAAGATATGCAACGATTAGTCAAAAATGCCTTTGAGTTTCCTGCACCAGTCAAATCAGTTGAAGAAGATATCGGAACGTTGGAACTCTACCATGGTCCTACCTTAGCATTTAAAGATTTTGGTGGGCGTTTTATGGCGCAAGCCTTAGTTCAAGTAGCTGCCGATAAAAAAATCACTATTTTAACCGCCACTTCTGGCGATACCGGTGCGGCAGTTGCCCATGCATTTTATCATTTACCAAATATTCGGGTCGTTATTTTATACCCTGAAGGCAAAATCAGCCCACTTCAAGAGAAACTATTTTGTACCCTCGGTGATAATATTCATACAATCGCAATTCAAAGCGATTTTGATGCTTGCCAGTCATTAGTTAAACAAGCGTTCGATGATGAAGCATTAAAATCAGCTATAGGGTTAAACTCAGCTAACTCTATCAATATCAGTCGATTATTAGCGCAAATTTGTTATTATTTTGAAGCGTATGCTCAGTTAACAACAAAACAGCGTGAGCAGTTAGTTATTTCGGTGCCAAGTGGTAATTTTGGCGACTTAACCGCAGGCTTATTGGCGAAAACCATGGGATTACCAGTTAAACGTTTTATTGCTGCCACCAATGCTAATGATACTGTTCCACGCTATTTAGACACGGGTAAATGGGAACCTCATGCTACTGTGGCAACTTTGTCTAACGCTATGGATGTGAGCCAACCAAACAATTGGCCTCGGATTGAAGAAATCTACAAAAGAGAAAACTGGGTGTTAAAATCATTAGGACACGCTGCCGTTTCCGATGAGGTTTCCAAACAAAGTGTCCGTGAATTAGCCCAAAAAGGTTATCTCTCTGAGCCACATGGCGCCATTGCTTATCGTGTACTTCGTGACCAGCTGCAAGAAGGTGAATATGGTTTATTTTTAGGTACAGCGCACCCGGCTAAATTTAAAGAGGTTGTGGAAGAGATTTTGGGGAAATCAATACCACTACCGAAAGAACTTGCTGAGCGTGCTGATATGCCATTACTTTCGCATTATATGTCCGATGATTTTACCAAATTACGCGATTTTCTAATTAAGTTAGATTGGTAG
- the thrB gene encoding homoserine kinase, with the protein MSHKSITVYAPASMANISVGFDILGAAINPISGAMLGDCITVESANEFNLISKGQFVKKLPRDPKYNIVYQCWQRFCKAMGKTLPVSITLEKNMPIGSGLGSSACSVVGAFVALNTFFDKPFNEFEMLSMMGELEGRISGSVHYDNVAPCYLGGMQFILDEMGIISQTIPHFENWYWVMAYPGIKVSTAEARAILPAQYQKADCVAHGRYVGGFLHACYTQQPKLAAAMLVDNIAEPYRKQLLPNFDETQKRVKQLGALASGISGSGPTMFVITDNLDTAEQVESLLKSDYLQNDEGFTHICKIDTQGARVI; encoded by the coding sequence ATGAGCCATAAATCTATAACTGTCTACGCACCTGCATCAATGGCTAATATTAGTGTTGGTTTTGATATTTTAGGTGCTGCCATTAATCCGATTAGTGGAGCAATGCTTGGGGATTGTATAACGGTTGAATCGGCTAATGAATTTAATTTGATTAGCAAAGGGCAATTTGTAAAAAAACTGCCTCGTGATCCTAAATACAATATTGTTTATCAATGTTGGCAGCGTTTTTGTAAAGCAATGGGGAAAACGTTGCCGGTGAGCATCACACTTGAAAAAAATATGCCAATTGGTTCTGGATTGGGGTCGAGTGCTTGTTCTGTTGTCGGGGCATTTGTTGCTTTAAATACGTTTTTCGATAAACCTTTTAATGAGTTTGAAATGCTTTCAATGATGGGGGAACTTGAAGGACGGATATCCGGTAGTGTGCATTATGATAATGTTGCGCCTTGTTACTTAGGTGGCATGCAATTTATCCTTGATGAAATGGGCATCATTAGCCAAACCATTCCACATTTTGAAAATTGGTATTGGGTAATGGCTTATCCCGGCATTAAAGTATCGACAGCAGAAGCACGAGCCATATTACCTGCTCAGTATCAAAAAGCAGATTGTGTTGCGCATGGTCGTTATGTCGGTGGTTTTTTACATGCCTGTTATACTCAGCAACCAAAATTGGCCGCCGCGATGTTAGTGGATAACATTGCCGAGCCTTACCGTAAACAATTATTACCAAACTTTGATGAAACACAAAAACGGGTGAAACAACTTGGTGCACTTGCTTCGGGTATTTCCGGCTCAGGACCAACCATGTTTGTCATTACGGATAATCTTGATACAGCTGAGCAAGTAGAATCATTACTGAAAAGTGACTATTTGCAAAATGATGAAGGTTTTACACATATTTGTAAAATCGATACGCAAGGTGCAAGAGTTATTTAA
- the thrA gene encoding bifunctional aspartate kinase/homoserine dehydrogenase I, whose amino-acid sequence MKVLKFGGTSVANAERFLRVAEIIENNAKQEQTATVLSAPAKITNHLVAMVEKTVAGQDVETNIYDAEKIFADLLEGISKAVPNFAYDEMKRFALNELNNLKQLLEGIGLLGQCPDSINASIICRGEKLSIAIMQQLLIAKGHAVTVINPVTMLIAQGDYLESTVDIVESSHRISEMHIPPENIILMAGFTAGNDKGELVVLGRNGSDYSASVLAACLRASCCEIWTDVDGVYTCDPRIVPDAKLLKTMSYQEAMELSYFGAKVLHPRTILPIAQFQIPCLIKNTNNPDAPGTLIGANVVDSTTPVKGITNLNNMAMINVSGPGLKGMVGMSARVFSAMSYAGISVVLITQSSSEYSISFCIPQTELYRAEEALSDEFYLELKDGLLEPIEVIDKLAIISVVGDGMRTLRGLSANFFTALARANINIVAIAQGSSERSISVVVDNDVAVMGVRVTHQMLFGTDKMLDVFVVGVGGVGGALVDQIGRQQQWLKNKQVDLRVCGLFNSKHSVLNRDGIDLTNWREQIKQSQIPYTLDSIIEFAKNNRLLNPILVDCTSSNEVSDKYADFLANGFHVVTPNKKANTSSMAYYLRLRQEAAKSKRKFQYDTNVGAGLPVIENLQNLLNAGDELIKFSGILSGSLSFIFGKLDEGMSLSEATKLAKEKGFTEPDPRDDLSGTDVARKLLILAREAGLQLELDQINVESVLPAEYAQGSIDEFMAKLPQLDAQFKAKSEQAAKEGKVLRYVGSIDGNQCSVKIEAVDSEDPLYKVKNGENALAFYTRYYQPIPLVLRGYGAGNDVTAAGVFADILRTTSGKIGG is encoded by the coding sequence ATGAAAGTTTTAAAATTTGGAGGTACATCTGTCGCTAACGCAGAACGTTTTTTGCGTGTTGCAGAGATTATTGAAAATAATGCAAAGCAAGAGCAGACAGCAACTGTTTTATCGGCACCCGCTAAAATTACCAATCATTTGGTTGCAATGGTCGAAAAAACGGTCGCAGGGCAGGATGTTGAAACTAACATTTATGATGCAGAGAAAATTTTTGCCGATCTATTAGAAGGTATCTCAAAAGCAGTACCTAATTTTGCCTATGACGAAATGAAACGGTTTGCACTCAATGAGCTTAATAATCTCAAACAGTTGCTAGAAGGGATTGGGCTATTAGGTCAGTGCCCTGACAGTATTAATGCTTCAATCATTTGTCGTGGTGAAAAACTTTCCATTGCTATTATGCAACAGTTATTAATAGCAAAAGGTCATGCCGTAACGGTCATCAATCCGGTTACAATGTTAATTGCTCAAGGCGATTACCTTGAATCGACTGTCGATATTGTTGAGTCATCACATCGAATTAGTGAAATGCATATTCCACCTGAAAATATTATCTTAATGGCTGGTTTTACAGCGGGTAATGACAAAGGTGAATTAGTCGTGCTTGGTCGTAATGGTTCAGACTATTCAGCATCCGTGTTGGCTGCATGTTTACGGGCAAGCTGCTGCGAAATTTGGACAGATGTTGATGGCGTTTACACTTGTGATCCTCGCATTGTGCCTGATGCTAAATTATTAAAAACAATGTCTTATCAAGAAGCAATGGAGCTTTCTTATTTTGGTGCTAAGGTGCTTCATCCAAGAACAATCTTACCGATAGCTCAGTTCCAAATTCCTTGTTTAATTAAAAATACCAACAATCCTGATGCACCCGGTACATTAATTGGGGCAAATGTTGTTGATTCAACAACACCGGTAAAAGGTATAACTAATCTCAACAATATGGCAATGATTAATGTATCCGGACCAGGATTAAAAGGTATGGTTGGCATGTCAGCCCGTGTTTTTTCAGCCATGTCCTATGCGGGTATTTCTGTTGTACTTATTACCCAATCATCATCCGAATATAGCATCAGTTTTTGCATTCCACAAACTGAGCTATATCGAGCGGAAGAAGCATTAAGTGATGAATTTTATTTAGAGCTTAAAGACGGTTTACTTGAGCCAATTGAGGTGATTGATAAACTAGCTATCATCTCCGTCGTGGGTGACGGAATGCGCACGTTGCGTGGTCTGTCGGCTAATTTCTTTACCGCATTAGCTCGAGCAAACATTAATATCGTTGCTATAGCGCAGGGGTCTTCTGAGCGTTCTATTTCAGTTGTTGTCGATAATGATGTGGCGGTAATGGGCGTTCGGGTCACTCATCAAATGTTATTTGGCACCGATAAAATGTTAGATGTTTTTGTGGTGGGTGTTGGTGGTGTTGGCGGTGCCTTAGTTGATCAAATTGGTCGCCAACAACAATGGCTCAAAAACAAACAGGTCGATCTGCGTGTCTGTGGTTTATTCAACTCTAAACATAGCGTACTTAATCGTGATGGTATTGATTTGACCAATTGGCGTGAGCAGATAAAACAGAGTCAAATACCTTATACATTAGACAGTATTATAGAGTTTGCGAAAAATAATCGATTACTAAATCCTATTTTAGTTGATTGTACTTCCAGTAATGAAGTTTCCGATAAGTATGCTGATTTTTTAGCAAACGGTTTTCATGTTGTCACCCCTAATAAAAAAGCCAATACCAGCTCCATGGCTTACTATTTACGCTTACGTCAAGAAGCGGCAAAAAGTAAGCGTAAGTTCCAATATGATACCAATGTAGGTGCTGGTTTACCGGTTATTGAAAATCTACAAAATTTACTTAACGCTGGTGATGAATTGATTAAGTTCTCAGGTATCTTATCTGGGTCATTATCGTTTATTTTCGGTAAGCTTGACGAAGGGATGTCATTGTCTGAAGCTACCAAATTAGCTAAGGAAAAAGGTTTTACAGAGCCTGATCCACGTGATGATTTATCGGGCACCGATGTGGCAAGAAAATTGTTAATTCTAGCGCGAGAAGCAGGATTACAGTTAGAACTTGATCAAATCAATGTCGAATCTGTTTTACCTGCAGAGTATGCGCAAGGTAGCATTGATGAATTTATGGCAAAATTACCTCAGCTCGATGCTCAGTTTAAAGCAAAATCTGAGCAGGCAGCCAAAGAGGGAAAAGTATTACGTTATGTAGGCAGTATTGATGGTAATCAATGTAGCGTTAAGATTGAAGCGGTGGATAGTGAAGATCCTCTTTATAAAGTCAAAAATGGCGAAAATGCATTGGCATTTTATACAAGATATTATCAACCAATTCCACTGGTTTTACGTGGCTATGGTGCTGGCAATGATGTTACCGCAGCAGGTGTTTTTGCGGATATTTTACGTACAACATCAGGTAAAATTGGAGGATAA